A single Anopheles arabiensis isolate DONGOLA chromosome 2, AaraD3, whole genome shotgun sequence DNA region contains:
- the LOC120893942 gene encoding pancreatic triacylglycerol lipase-like, translating into MASLRIVGCVVVLLFALAIDTSAVSSFTKELNEVKLYFFSPTLKQEMDVESFVPPPQLDLRRQLKVLIHGWNADRHHVSILPIRTAYLVQDAHNLLVADWSPVAVLHYPTARDLVLPVGNHLGSILARFMKRLGIEPSQVHVIGHSLGAHIAGNVGRYLGGKVRRVTALDPAGPLFALDSKDAVGPDTAHFVDVIHTDGMTLGENIVRGHADFFPNGGTPPQPGCETLDVFTLHSCSHTRSTGFFAESIPLPNSFVACACSRDEISRQADICLPDVRDTSSRECVAMGEALELSARGTFFTRTSRVPPFGLGNHTMSASSI; encoded by the exons ATGGCTTCGCTCCGTATCGTCGGATGTGTTGTTGTGCTACTATTTGCTCTTGCCATCGATACGTCGGCAGTATCGAGTTTCACAAAAGAGCTGAATGAAGTCAAACTATACTTCTTCTCACC AACGCTGAAGCAAGAGATGGATGTGGAATCGTTCGTGCCGCCACCGCAACTGGACCTACGTCGACAGCTGAAGGTTCTAATCCATGGCTGGAACGCCGATCGCCACCACGTATCGATACTTCCGATACGTACAGCATACTTGGTGCAGGATGCTCACAACTTACTGGTGGCCGATTGGTCTCCCGTTGCCGTACTGCACTATCCGACCGCTCGTGACCTAGTACTGCCGGTGGGGAACCATCTAGGTAGCATACTAGCACGCTTCATGAAACGGTTAGGAATCGAGCCTAGCCAGGTGCATGTCATCGGGCACAGTCTCGGTGCGCATATCGCTGGCAACGTGGGACGGTACTTGGGCGGAAAGGTACGCCGAGTGACGGCACTGGATCCGGCCGGGCCACTGTTTGCTCTAGATTCGAAAGATGCCGTCGGACCAGACACTGCCCATTTCGTTGACGTGATCCATACCGACGGGATGACGCTGGGCGAGAATATTGTTCGCGGACATGCCGACTTTTTCCCGAACGGTGGCACTCCCCCACAGCCCGGTTGCGAAACGCTCGACGTTTTCACACTGC ATAGCTGCAGTCACACGCGGTCCACCGGATTCTTTGCGGAATCAATTCCGCTACCGAACAGCTTCGTAGCGTGCGCATGCAGCCGGGATGAAATTTCGAGACAGGCCGATATCTGTTTGCCGGACGTTCGTGACACATCCTCGCGTGAGTGTGTTGCGATGGGAGAAGCACTTGAGCTCAG TGCCCGTGGAACATTTTTCACTCGCACATCGCGTGTGCCTCCGTTTGGACTGGGCAATCACACGATGAGTGCGTCCAGCATCTAA
- the LOC120898853 gene encoding melanotransferrin, translating to MVKAERWLCIGTAILCFATLTAGQYYVEEEKEAKSNIVWCATSQEETYKCQNFTKALERDVALFNDFFMNVSCHHGYDHDECMALINERKADVMTLDAGEVFSGGRFHSLIPLMHEGYEGGFTQYHAVAVIKKGSLPDVTHIRQLRGKKACFAWVGSHAGWTLPIYTLQRDGGMAITDCNNIVKTASDFFGPSCAVNALIDKYNPIGDNSNKLCSLCTGVVPGGKCTPTDPYAGFEGAFRCLVEAGDVAFLKHTTVEEMVDSGFIPGVTVDQFELLCRDGTRQPVSQYRQCDWGDVPSHALVVSSATSKSDRRRLKKFFSKAVNLYASKQRRYNSTSGAGYDRQDDRYRPYQSSYTSTSTTTYSPLSNFDQAAFNDSQPYETFDLFESKRYGRRLNLMFQDTTRHLAPINDDKQNYQRYLGKALDQIYETRSCPVGRMMLCVTSDAEYEKCIKMRTALKAQLIKPDMLCMKAHSHITCMQHIQSGTADVTVLDASDVYTAGLHYELMPFMSEVYDLGLPEYYVVAVAKEEDPDTELTYLRGKNTCHSGINTAAGWVYPMAYLISNGWIRPYGCDSIRAAAEYFTKSCVPGAISKEYNTGIPYDNMCDLCHGSSFRYCRRDASEDYYGNSGAFRCLVEGGGHVAFVRHTTVIENTGGKKREWWARDALPDDFELLCPDGTRAEVNEYKTCNLGKVKSNAIVARGGRGYNGTELNAYINLFTYAQQFYGRKFSDEFSFSMFYSIPPYHDLIFSDATRGLRVVDSDKRWFDAYLGPNFMRARRITDCHAGAGSLKISAFSSLLFAVVVLLWPTNIF from the exons ATGGTGAAAGCAGAGCGCTGGTTGTGCATAGGCACGGCAATATTATGTTTCGCCACGCTGACTGCAG GTCAATACTACGTTGAGGAGGAAAAAGAGGCAAAAAGCAACATCGTCTGGTGCGCGACCAGCCAGGAGGAAACGTACAAGTGCCAGAACTTTACCAAAGCACTCGAGCGCGATGTTGCACTGTTTAACGATTTCTTCATGAACGTATCCTGTCACCACGGGTACGACCATGACGAGTGTATGGCGCTGATTAACGAGCGCAAGGCGGACGTAATGACGCTGGACGCGGGAGAAGTATTTAGCGGTGGCCGGTTCCATTCGCTCATTCCCTTGATGCACGAAGGGTACGAGGGAGGGTTTACCCAGTATCATGCCGTAGCTGTGATCAAGAAAGGATCCTTACCGGATGTAACTCATATACGACAATTGCGGGGCAAGAAGGCGTGCTTCGCATGGGTGGGCAGCCATGCCGGTTGGACGCTTCCGATTTATACC TTGCAACGAGACGGAGGTATGGCCATTACGGACTGTAACAACATCGTCAAAACTGCCTCCGATTTCTTCGGCCCGTCGTGTGCGGTGAATGCTCTGATCGACAAGTACAACCCCATCGGCGACAACTCGAATAAGCTGTGTTCGCTGTGTACGGGCGTGGTGCCGGGGGGCAAATGTACGCCGACGGATCCGTACGCCGGCTTCGAGGGCGCCTTTCGCTGCTTAGTGGAGGCAGGTGATGTAGCCTTCTTGAAGCACACTACGGTGGAGGAAATGGTGGACAGTGGCTTTATACCGGGCGTTACCGTTGATCAGTTCGAGTTGCTGTGTCGCGATGGAACGCGCCAGCCCGTTTCGCAATACCGCCAGTGTGACTGGGGTGATGTACCGTCCCATGCGCTTGTAGTGTCCAGCGCCACGTCCAAATCTGACCGGCGAAGGCTCAAAAAGTTCTTCAGCAAAGCCGTCAACTTGTACGCATCGAAACAACGACGCTATAATAGTACCAGCGGTGCAGGGTACGATCGGCAGGATGACCGCTACCGTCCATACCAAAGTTCGTACACGTCAACTTCCACGACGACCTATTCACCCTTGAGCAACTTCGACCAGGCTGCATTCAATGACAGCCAGCCTTACGAAACGTTCGATCTGTTTGAGTCGAAGCGCTACGGAAGACGGTTGAATTTGATGTTCCAGGACACGACGCGACATTTAGCTCCGATTAACGATGACAAGCAAAACTACCAAAGGTATCTGGGCAAAGCGTTGGACCAGATCTATGAAACACGGTCGTGTCCAGTGGGAAGAATGATGCTGTGCGTCACCTCAGACGCTGAGTACGAAAAGTGCATCAAAATGCGCACCGCACTGAAGGCTCAACTCATCAAGCCAGACATGCTGTGCATGAAAGCGCACTCCCACATCACCTGCATGCAGCACATACAGTCGGGTACGGCTGACGTGACTGTGCTGGATGCTAGCGACGTGTATACGGCAGGATTGCACTACGAACTAATGCCCTTCATGTCCGAAGTGTACGACCTGGGGCTGCCAGAGTATTACGTGGTGGCCGTAGCGAAGGAGGAAGATCCGGACACTGAGCTCACCTACCTGCGTGGTAAAAATACCTGCCATTCCGGCATCAATACCGCTGCTGGGTGGGTTTATCCGATGGCGTACTTGATATCGAACGGATGGATACGCCCGTACGGTTGTGATAGCATACGGGCCGCGGCGGAGTATTTTACCAAGTCTTGCGTGCCGGGAGCTATCAGCAAGGAGTACAACACCGGCATCCCGTACGACAATATGTGCGATCTGTGCCATGGCAGCAGCTTCCGGTACTGTCGGCGTGACGCGTCGGAAGACTACTACGGTAACTCGGGTGCTTTCCGGTGTTTGGTGGAGGGCGGTGGACACGTTGCCTTTGTACGTCACACGACGGTGATTGAAAATACAGGTGGTAAGAAGCGCGAATGGTGGGCTCGCGATGCGCTGCCCGACGACTTCGAGCTGCTTTGTCCGGACGGAACCCGAGCGGAGGTCAACGAGTATAAGACCTGTAATCTCGGCAAGGTGAAATCCAACGCCATCGTAGCTCGCGGAGGACGAGGATACAATGGGACGGAGCTGAACGCGTACATCAATCTGTTTACCTATGCACAGCAATTCTACGGAAGGAAATTTTCCGACGAGTTTAG cttCAGCATGTTTTACTCCATCCCACCGTACCACGATTTGATCTTTTCCGATGCAACCCGTGGTCTGCGCGTAGTCGACTCGGACAAGCGCTGGTTCGATGCGTATCTTGGACCGAACTTTATGCGCGCACGGCGCATCACCGATTGCCATGCAGGTGCGGGTAGTTTGAAGATCAGTGCCTTCAGTAGCTTGTTGTTTGCAGTAGTGGTATTGCTCTGGccaacaaacatattttaa
- the LOC120897323 gene encoding neuropeptides capa receptor-like isoform X2 yields MLNASTVQPPLADARVAMEADGGALNLTETEVVMELIGNFLNFYYMPLLVVVGSIGNILSVLVFFNTKLKKLSSSYYLAALGISDTCYLVGLFVTWLSFFQVHIYTREPYCQLFTYTSGVSSFLSVWYVVAFTFERFIVVRYPLKRQSWCTVRRAKTIIACLTMVGSVHSVPYIFYAGTQYSERSNVTICDMRKEYTSQMEIFNYIDTVIVFVVPFTIIVVLNSVTSFTVWRFAGLRRNMTLPKRKPSNLEIRRQLSFQYFSTHPNGRNGILRRSSMRENRMLHSQMKVTKMLLIVSSVFVCLNLPSYVMRVRAFVETGHSYLTILVQYYCYLFFITNFGINFILYCISGQNFRKAVIEMFRRHRKSRVNQEPNSGCGTQSGIM; encoded by the exons ATGCTAAACGCAAGCACCGTGCAGCCTCCGCTGGCGGATGCCCGTGTCGCTATGGAGGCGGACGGTGGTGCCCTGAATCTAACCGAAACGGAGGTGGTGATGGAACTGATTGGCAACTTTCTCAACTTCTACTATAtgccgctgctggtggtggtcggCAGCATCGGGAACATTCTGTCCGTGCTGGTATTCTTCAACACGAAGCTGAAGAAGCTGTCCTCCTCGTACTATCTGGCCGCGCTGGGCATCAGCGACACGTGCTACCTGGTCGGGTTGTTTGTCACCTGGCTTAGCTTCTTCCAGGTTCACATCTACACGCGCGAACCGTACTGCCAGCTGTTTACGTACACGAGCGGGGTGAGCAGCTTCCTGTCCGTCTGGTACGTGGTGGCCTTCACGTTCGAGCGGTTCATCGTCGTGCGGTATCCGCTCAAGCGCCAGAGCTGGTGTACGGTCCGGCGGGCGAAAACTATCATCGCCTGTCTCACGATGGTCGGCAGTGTACACAGCGTGCCGTACATCTTCTACGCCGGCACCCAGTACTCCGAGCGCAGCAATGTCACCATCTGCGATATGCGGAAGGAGTACACG TCACAAATGGAAATTTTCAACTACATCGATACGGTGATCGTTTTTGTCGTACCGTTCACCATAATTGTCGTCCTCAACTCGGTCACCAGCTTCACCGTGTGGCGCTTTGCCGGACTGCGCCGTAACATGACCCTGCCGAAAAG GAAACCATCGAATTTAGAAATCCGGCGACAGCTGAGCTTCCAATACTTTTCGACCCATCCCAACGGCCGCAATGGCATTCTGAGGCGATCTAGCATGA GAGAGAACCGGATGCTGCACTCTCAGATGAAGGTCACCAAAATGCTGCTCATCGTGTCCtcggtgtttgtttgtctcaaTCTGCCGAGCTACGTCATGCGCGTCCGTGCATTTGTGGAG ACGGGCCATTCGTATCTCACCATACTGGTGCAGTACTATTGCTATCTCTTTTTCATCACCAACTTTGGCATCAACTTTATTCTATATTGTATTAGTGGACAAAACTTTAG GAAAGCTGTGATAGAAATGTTCCGCCGACATCGAAAGAGCCGGGTGAACCAGGAACCGAACAGCGGTTGCGGTACTCAATCAGGTATTATGTAG
- the LOC120897323 gene encoding neuropeptides capa receptor-like isoform X1, whose product MLNASTVQPPLADARVAMEADGGALNLTETEVVMELIGNFLNFYYMPLLVVVGSIGNILSVLVFFNTKLKKLSSSYYLAALGISDTCYLVGLFVTWLSFFQVHIYTREPYCQLFTYTSGVSSFLSVWYVVAFTFERFIVVRYPLKRQSWCTVRRAKTIIACLTMVGSVHSVPYIFYAGTQYSERSNVTICDMRKEYTSQMEIFNYIDTVIVFVVPFTIIVVLNSVTSFTVWRFAGLRRNMTLPKRKPSNLEIRRQLSFQYFSTHPNGRNGILRRSSMRENRMLHSQMKVTKMLLIVSSVFVCLNLPSYVMRVRAFVETGHSYLTILVQYYCYLFFITNFGINFILYCISGQNFRKAVIEMFRRHRKSRVNQEPNSGCGTQSELLRAYGNLALRRTSTPMLSTTTTTTTNRTAETILWKDYADAPVMNLP is encoded by the exons ATGCTAAACGCAAGCACCGTGCAGCCTCCGCTGGCGGATGCCCGTGTCGCTATGGAGGCGGACGGTGGTGCCCTGAATCTAACCGAAACGGAGGTGGTGATGGAACTGATTGGCAACTTTCTCAACTTCTACTATAtgccgctgctggtggtggtcggCAGCATCGGGAACATTCTGTCCGTGCTGGTATTCTTCAACACGAAGCTGAAGAAGCTGTCCTCCTCGTACTATCTGGCCGCGCTGGGCATCAGCGACACGTGCTACCTGGTCGGGTTGTTTGTCACCTGGCTTAGCTTCTTCCAGGTTCACATCTACACGCGCGAACCGTACTGCCAGCTGTTTACGTACACGAGCGGGGTGAGCAGCTTCCTGTCCGTCTGGTACGTGGTGGCCTTCACGTTCGAGCGGTTCATCGTCGTGCGGTATCCGCTCAAGCGCCAGAGCTGGTGTACGGTCCGGCGGGCGAAAACTATCATCGCCTGTCTCACGATGGTCGGCAGTGTACACAGCGTGCCGTACATCTTCTACGCCGGCACCCAGTACTCCGAGCGCAGCAATGTCACCATCTGCGATATGCGGAAGGAGTACACG TCACAAATGGAAATTTTCAACTACATCGATACGGTGATCGTTTTTGTCGTACCGTTCACCATAATTGTCGTCCTCAACTCGGTCACCAGCTTCACCGTGTGGCGCTTTGCCGGACTGCGCCGTAACATGACCCTGCCGAAAAG GAAACCATCGAATTTAGAAATCCGGCGACAGCTGAGCTTCCAATACTTTTCGACCCATCCCAACGGCCGCAATGGCATTCTGAGGCGATCTAGCATGA GAGAGAACCGGATGCTGCACTCTCAGATGAAGGTCACCAAAATGCTGCTCATCGTGTCCtcggtgtttgtttgtctcaaTCTGCCGAGCTACGTCATGCGCGTCCGTGCATTTGTGGAG ACGGGCCATTCGTATCTCACCATACTGGTGCAGTACTATTGCTATCTCTTTTTCATCACCAACTTTGGCATCAACTTTATTCTATATTGTATTAGTGGACAAAACTTTAG GAAAGCTGTGATAGAAATGTTCCGCCGACATCGAAAGAGCCGGGTGAACCAGGAACCGAACAGCGGTTGCGGTACTCAATCAG AACTGTTGCGAGCATACGGCAACTTAGCCCTGAGACGTACTAGCACTCCGATGTTGTCTACCacaaccactaccaccacgaACCGTACAGCAGAAACGATACTGTGGAAGGATTATGCCGACGCACCGGTTATGAACCTGCCCTGA
- the LOC120897151 gene encoding angiopoietin-related protein 6-like: MTLILSLLLVAFSTRLCEGSFSLLSEPRQTCAGYSGIADAIAYLTKSISNQTVANDPLLEVKTSLQNLLQLATIYQSCDDVTGPPGLYRVRDGNDVPTHYFCQTELLGGGWTVIQRRTSGRTNFTRSFNEYQNGFGHPDQEFWIGLTRLNRITSLAQYELIILMDAFDGATASVRYTNFKVGPASDGFRLVALEYSSGVGNSMSSSANQTFSTFDRDTDSSLSNCANSWKGGWWFGACGDSNLNGFYNGPAATTIARTSMVWTSFKGSFQSLKSSIMLIRKKRA; the protein is encoded by the exons ATGACGTTGATCCTGTCGCTTTTACTCGTAGCATTCAGTACTCGACTGTGTGAGGGATCATTTTCGTTGCTCAGTGAACCGCGTCAAACGTGTGCCGGGTATTCAGGTATTGCGGACGCAATTGCCTACCTTACCAAATCAATATCGAATCAAACGGTCGCAAATGATCCATTGCTAGAGGTTAAAACCAGCCTTCAAAACCTGTTGCAATTGGCTACGATATATCAATCCTGCGATGATGTCACCGGGCCCCCGGGATTGTACCGTGTGCGGGACGGAAATGACGTGCCGACCCATTACTTCTGTCAGACGGAACTGCTGGGTGGTGGCTGGACTGTGATACAGCGTCGAACGAGTGGTCGAACTAACTTTACGCGCAGCTTTAACGAGTATCAAAATGGTTTCGGGCATCCCGACCAGGAGTTTTGGATCGGCCTGACTCGTCTTAATCGGATAACCTCGCTCGCACAGTACGAATTGATCATCCTGATGGACGCGTTTGATGGTGCCACGGCGTCGGTTCGATACACAAACTTCAAGGTTGGCCCCGCCTCTGACGGATTTAGATTAGTGGCGCTTGAATACAGTAGTGGTGTTGGAAACTCGATGTCAAGCTCCGCTAATCAGACATTCTCTACCTTCGATCGAGATACTGATTCTTCACTCTCAAATTGTGCTAACTCGTGGAAAGGAGGATGGTGGTTCGGTGCATGTGGTGACAG CAATCTTAACGGATTTTATAATGGTCCAGCCGCTACGACAATTGCAAGGACATCGATGGTGTGGACATCCTTTAAAGGAAGTTTTCAATCACTTAAGAGTTCTATAATGCTTATTCGGAAAAAGAGGGCATAA
- the LOC120896682 gene encoding ficolin-2-like, which translates to MWLTAALLLLATIQGGIAATCDFPQSLCFDSEPALKNLDLLEAAIKGIGISPSSSTKPDDLITLINQITSKLQESEDFAPSSYKSCSDVPPNSPSGVYKLRGEFGSSQKAYCNMSYAGGGWLVFQNRFNGSTDFYRNWNDYQKGFGDLENGEFWWGLNNLYRATNLAPHELAIVLEDFTGNKTVARYSAFQIGDESELYRLNVLGTYNGTAGDSLRRHQDMPFTTIDNDNDEYTLNCAVQFTGAWWYRSCADSNLNGQYLGGATSLYGKGMIWTTFGGMSYSHKISQMMIRRLA; encoded by the exons ATGTGGTTGACCGCTGCGCTACTACTATTGGCTACCATCCAAGGAGGGATCGCAGCCACATGCGATTTTCCTCAGTCGCTGTGTTTTGATTCAGAGCCCGCGTTAAAAAATCTTGACCTGTTGGAAGCAGCCATCAAAGGAATTGGTATTTCGCCTTCTTCCTCCACCAAACCGGATGATTTGATCACATTGATCAATCAAATAACCAGCAAGTTGCAGGAATCGGAAGATTTTGCGCCCAGCAGCTACAAATCCTGTTCCGATGTGCCACCCAATTCTCCATCAGGAGTATATAAGCTTAGGGGCGAGTTTGGCAGCTCGCAGAAAGCATATTGTAACATGAGCTATGCTGGTGGTGGCTGGTTGGTGTTTCAGAATCGGTTCAATGGCTCTACCGATTTTTATCGTAATTGGAATGATTATCAGAAAGGCTTCGGTGATTTGGAGAATGGTGAGTTCTGGTGGGGTCTTAATAATCTGTACCGTGCGACAAACTTGGCACCACACGAGCTCGCCATTGTTCTGGAGGATTTCACAGGAAATAAAACTGTAGCAAGGTACAGCGCATTCCAGATAGGCGATGAATCTGAACTATATCGCTTAAATGTACTGGGAACGTACAACGGAACGGCGGGCGACTCCTTGCGACGGCACCAAGATATGCCATTCACTACCATCGATAATGACAATGACGAATACACGTTAAACTGTGCCGTACAGTTTACCGGTGCATGGTGGTACAGGAGTTGCGCTGACAG CAACCTTAATGGTCAGTATCTTGGTGGTGCTACTAGTCTGTACGGTAAGGGTATGATATGGACAACTTTTGGAGGAATGAGTTACTCACACAAAATTTCACAAATGATGATTCGTCGATTGGCGTAA
- the LOC120897341 gene encoding growth hormone secretagogue receptor type 1-like, with product MFSAVGDHLSGTALREDYGYGRSSQQMLLLAGRQNGSTLGDADGSFNANKALLMSAPTVSVLLMTTSYGSYGVELPPTVPSAGLPGLPLGGNDSSVHYQPPPTVHHPADAVTLSPAQEFDQQTFVYYAEVLSVINFYYVPALVLFGSIGNVLSVLVFFKTKLRKLSSSYYLAALGLSDTFYLIGQFVAWLNLVDLKIYIQEICCRFFTFSSSLCCFLSVWFVVAFTVERFIAVLYPLKRQTMCTVRRAKIVIFALTIAGIFISLPIFFFASPQFSASMNDTICDIVQEYKDQAAMFNFLDFILVFVVPFTIIVVLNTITALTVWKFASIRRTMTIPRSYGTNVRESRRQLNISSSQLFGNGTVPVQQIQLYSRSRVANSQIKVTKMLLIVSTVFVCLNLPSYIVRVKIYLETEHTNMNIYLVQNCCQLFFMTNFGINFILYCVSGQNFRKAIFGMFQKRSQRQINLEHTSGTQVTEFVLRSNGSKMRRNTTISDTADATTWRELADYEITNFVK from the exons ATGTTTAGTGCCGTGGGAGATCATCTGAGTGGGACCGCCCTGCGAGAGGATTACGGTTACGGGCGGTCTAGTCAGCAGATGCTTCTTCTGGCCGGTCGCCAAAACGGCAGTACTTTGGGCGATGCCGACGGTTCGTTCAACGCGAATAAGGCGTTACTAATGAGTGCCCCAACAGTCAGCGTGCTGTTGATGACCACTTCCTACGGATCGTACGGCGTGGAGCTACCGCCAACAGTACCCTCGGCCGGCCTGCCCGGCCTGCCGCTGGGAGGGAACGACTCTTCCGTCCACTACCAGCCGCCACCCACCGTCCATCATCCGGCCGATGCCGTCACCCTGTCTCCGGCGCAGGAGTTCGATCAGCAAACGTTCGTGTACTACGCGGAGGTGCTGAGTGTGATCAACTTCTACTACGTCCCGGCCTTGGTGCTGTTCGGCAGTATCGGGAACGTGCTGTCGGTGCTGGTGTTTTTCAAAACCAAGCTGCGAAAGCTTTCCTCCTCCTACTACCTGGCCGCGCTCGGGCTCAGCGATACGTTCTACCTGATTGGCCAGTTCGTGGCCTGGCTGAACCTGGTCGACCTGAAAATCTACATCCAGGAAATCTGCTGCCGCTTTTTCACCTTCTCCAGCTCGCTGTGCTGCTTCCTGTCCGTCTGGTTCGTGGTCGCCTTCACCGTCGAACGGTTCATTGCCGTGTTGTATCCGCTGAAGCGCCAGACCATGTGCACGGTTCGGCGCGCGAAGATTGTTATCTTCGCGCTGACAATTGCGGGAATTTTCATCAGCCTGCCGAtatttttcttcgcttcaCCGCAGTTCTCCGCTTCCATGAACGACACCATCTGCGATATTGTGCAGGAGTACAAA GACCAGGCGGCAATGTTCAACTTTCTCGATTTCATACTGGTGTTTGTGGTACCGTTTACGATAATTGTCGTGCTCAACACGATCACCGCACTGACGGTGTGGAAGTTTGCCAGCATTAGACGCACGATGACCATACCACGGAG TTACGGGACAAACGTGCGCGAATCCCGGCGACAGCTGAACATTTCGAGCAGCCAGCTCTTTGGCAACGGCACTGTCCCCGTCCAGCAGATACAACTCTACA GTCGTAGCCGGGTTGCGAATTCTCAAATCAAGGTTACTAAAATGCTGCTTATCGTTTCAACggtgttcgtttgtttgaacCTACCCAGCTACATTGTGCGTGTAAAGATCTACCTAGAG ACGGAACACACCAACATGAACATCTATCTGGTGCAGAACTGCTGTCAACTGTTTTTCATGACGAACTTCGGCATCAACTTCATTCTGTACTGCGTTAGTGGGCAAAACTTTCG GAAGGCGATTTTTGGTATGTTCCAGAAGCGTAGCCAGCGGCAAATAAATCTCGAGCATACCTCCGGTACTCAGGTTACAG AATTCGTCCTCCGCTCCAATGGTTCCAAGATGCGAAGAAACACCACCATATCAGACACCGCAGATGCGACGACGTGGCGGGAGTTGGCCGACTATGAAATTACCAACTTTGTTAAGTAG